One window of Corynebacterium doosanense CAU 212 = DSM 45436 genomic DNA carries:
- a CDS encoding IS6-like element IS1628 family transposase, whose translation MGIFSGRQFPREIILWAVRWYCRYGVSYRDLEEMMTERGVPVDHTTIYRWVQKYAPELDKKTRWYRQVPDWQARSWRVDETYIRVGGKWCYLYRAITAGGQTLDFYLSPKRNVAAAKRFLAKTLRSNKSAGYPRVISTDKAPSLARAISELKAEGVCPSTVEHRRVKYLNNVIEGDHGRLKRILGPKGAFKNQTSAYRTLKGMEAMHSLRKGQGTMFAYGHPNPDAVIVSRVFETA comes from the coding sequence ATGGGCATCTTCTCCGGTCGGCAGTTCCCTCGTGAAATCATCCTGTGGGCGGTGCGGTGGTACTGCCGCTACGGCGTGAGCTATCGCGACCTCGAAGAGATGATGACCGAGCGGGGAGTGCCGGTCGATCACACCACGATCTACCGCTGGGTCCAGAAATATGCTCCTGAGCTGGATAAGAAGACCCGGTGGTATCGGCAAGTTCCTGACTGGCAGGCCAGGTCCTGGCGGGTGGATGAGACCTATATCCGGGTCGGGGGAAAGTGGTGCTACCTCTATCGGGCAATCACCGCAGGTGGCCAGACCCTGGACTTCTACCTCTCACCAAAACGCAACGTCGCGGCAGCGAAGCGTTTCCTGGCGAAGACGCTGCGGTCGAATAAATCGGCAGGCTATCCGCGGGTGATCAGCACCGACAAGGCCCCCTCACTCGCCAGGGCAATCTCTGAGCTGAAGGCGGAAGGCGTCTGTCCATCGACGGTCGAGCATCGTCGGGTGAAATACCTCAACAACGTCATTGAAGGCGATCATGGCCGGTTAAAGCGGATCCTGGGGCCGAAAGGAGCATTCAAAAACCAAACGTCTGCCTACCGGACGTTGAAAGGGATGGAAGCGATGCACTCATTGCGGAAGGGGCAGGGCACGATGTTTGCCTATGGTCACCCGAATCCGGATGCAGTGATTGTTAGCCGGGTATTCGAGACGGCCTGA
- a CDS encoding IS481 family transposase yields MSHANARLTVHGRRLIIDRARQGWPQAHIATAMGVSRRCVQRWIRRYREEGEAGLADRSSRPASMPTKTPAEVEQMVVELRREERLSRDDIATRLGVSPRTVSRILTRHGMPRLWELDPITGEQIRASKQTTTRYERDRPGELVHMDVKKLGRIPDGGGWRAHGRAATNPGKNKRPKVGYDYVHSLIDDHSRLAYSEVLPDEKGATCAAFLERALAYFAAHGIARVERLLTDNAWAYRFSLRHICAAYGIRQKFIKPHCPWQNGKVERFNRTLQTEWAYRHVFTSNDERIAALAPWLEHYNNERRHWALGGHPPISRLRPTS; encoded by the coding sequence GTGTCTCACGCTAATGCTCGTTTGACTGTTCATGGTCGCCGTTTGATCATCGATCGTGCCCGGCAGGGGTGGCCGCAAGCGCATATCGCTACGGCGATGGGGGTGTCCCGCCGGTGTGTGCAACGGTGGATCCGCCGCTACCGAGAAGAGGGCGAGGCGGGTCTGGCTGACCGGTCTTCGCGTCCCGCGAGCATGCCGACCAAGACGCCGGCCGAGGTCGAACAGATGGTGGTGGAACTGCGGCGCGAGGAGCGTCTGAGCCGGGACGACATCGCCACCCGGTTGGGTGTATCGCCGCGGACGGTGTCACGCATCCTGACCCGGCATGGGATGCCCAGGCTGTGGGAGCTGGATCCGATCACTGGTGAGCAGATCCGCGCTTCCAAGCAGACCACGACCCGGTACGAGCGTGACCGTCCTGGCGAACTGGTGCACATGGACGTGAAAAAGCTCGGGCGTATCCCCGACGGCGGCGGCTGGCGAGCCCACGGGCGGGCAGCGACCAACCCGGGCAAGAACAAGCGTCCCAAGGTCGGATACGACTACGTGCACTCACTGATTGATGACCATTCCCGACTGGCGTACTCGGAGGTTCTGCCCGATGAGAAGGGCGCCACATGCGCGGCGTTTCTGGAGCGAGCGCTGGCATATTTCGCCGCGCACGGCATCGCTCGGGTCGAACGGCTGTTGACCGACAACGCTTGGGCATACCGGTTCTCGCTCCGGCACATCTGCGCGGCCTATGGCATCCGTCAAAAGTTCATCAAACCCCATTGCCCCTGGCAGAACGGCAAAGTCGAACGCTTCAACCGCACTCTGCAAACCGAGTGGGCCTACCGGCACGTCTTCACCAGCAACGACGAACGCATCGCAGCACTTGCGCCCTGGCTCGAGCACTACAACAATGAACGACGCCACTGGGCACTCGGAGGCCATCCTCCCATCAGCCGACTGCGACCAACGTCCTGA
- a CDS encoding TetR family transcriptional regulator, whose protein sequence is MTTRRRGALLTRAIYRATLEELAESNLDKLAFDRIAARASAGKASLYRALVDHR, encoded by the coding sequence ATGACGACGCGGCGACGAGGTGCCCTGCTGACGCGCGCGATCTATCGGGCGACGCTGGAGGAGCTCGCCGAGTCGAATCTCGACAAACTGGCGTTCGACAGGATCGCGGCGCGTGCCAGCGCCGGCAAGGCATCGCTGTACCGGGCGCTGGTCGACCACCGGTGA
- a CDS encoding amidohydrolase family protein, producing the protein MTDSTLGAVSATAITNTRVFDGHSLSAPTTVVVQPDGRIGDGSADAVVVGAAVVNAEGTVLLPGLIDCHMHLKGRESLETLATYGVTTGLDMATWPASQFQSLRGLRGVADFRTAGMAATSQGSTHSRIPTYPDVALVDSPDKAERFVEVQVADGVDYIKIVADLPGPTQDVLDALVAAAHARGLKVIAHAALYEAVRMSLAAGADMITHAPLDRALDDATAETMLAQGTVFIPTLTMMKGIAANLTAAGVPGVSYAPAHESTRAMHAAGVPVLAGTDAYIGSFTRASPPYGESMHDEDAYIGSLTRASPPYGESMHDELALLVDAGLSTAEALRAATSTAAHAFSLDDRGAITPGLRADLVLVDGDPLTDIAAARRVLRVWCGGIEV; encoded by the coding sequence ATGACGGATTCCACGCTCGGCGCAGTCTCTGCGACCGCGATCACGAACACCAGGGTCTTCGACGGACACAGTCTGAGCGCCCCCACGACGGTCGTCGTCCAGCCCGACGGGCGCATCGGTGACGGATCAGCGGATGCGGTCGTCGTCGGTGCCGCTGTCGTCAACGCGGAAGGTACGGTGCTCCTTCCTGGCCTGATCGACTGTCACATGCACCTGAAGGGGCGCGAGTCCCTCGAGACGCTCGCCACGTACGGTGTCACCACCGGCCTGGACATGGCGACATGGCCCGCATCACAGTTCCAGTCGTTGCGGGGACTGAGGGGAGTCGCTGACTTCCGCACCGCCGGCATGGCGGCGACATCTCAGGGCAGCACGCACAGCCGCATTCCGACCTATCCGGACGTCGCGCTGGTCGATTCCCCCGACAAGGCGGAGCGGTTCGTAGAGGTGCAGGTGGCAGACGGGGTGGATTACATCAAGATCGTCGCCGATCTGCCCGGTCCCACCCAGGACGTGCTCGATGCACTCGTGGCTGCTGCGCACGCGCGGGGGCTCAAGGTCATCGCGCACGCAGCCCTGTACGAAGCTGTGCGTATGAGCCTCGCTGCGGGGGCCGACATGATCACCCATGCTCCACTCGACCGCGCGCTCGACGATGCGACGGCTGAGACGATGCTCGCCCAGGGCACGGTGTTCATCCCGACCTTGACGATGATGAAAGGCATCGCCGCGAATCTCACCGCAGCGGGCGTTCCCGGTGTGAGCTATGCACCCGCCCACGAGAGCACGCGCGCGATGCATGCCGCGGGCGTTCCGGTCCTGGCCGGCACCGACGCCTACATCGGGTCCTTCACACGGGCATCGCCGCCATACGGCGAGAGCATGCACGACGAAGACGCCTACATCGGGTCCCTCACACGGGCATCGCCGCCATACGGCGAGAGCATGCACGACGAACTCGCTCTGCTCGTGGACGCCGGCCTGTCAACAGCCGAAGCGCTGCGCGCTGCCACCTCGACGGCCGCGCACGCGTTCTCACTCGACGATCGGGGGGCGATCACCCCCGGATTGCGAGCCGACCTCGTGCTGGTGGACGGCGATCCGCTCACCGACATCGCTGCCGCGCGTCGCGTTCTGCGTGTGTGGTGCGGCGGCATCGAGGTGTGA
- a CDS encoding ABC transporter permease codes for MDVATTEALADKSRAIRRRRYRLLSVEVAFPVLVVVAVGVWTASAGLYFIPPLTGVLVAFQENWLFARMASDVLPSLSRMMIGFIGAVVIGVVVGFVLGQAHRLQAMFAPVLEFLRAIPAVALIPLVIIVLGLDDTAKVILITFICLWPVLLNTEAAIRGMDPGLRETARVYGIHWFRYELQVALPAAAPQIFAGMRTSLSLALIMVVVSEMMAGGNGIGVFVLQSQRSFAITDMWSGIVLIGIFGYVFNLLLIVVENRVLAWHHGANTAVE; via the coding sequence ATGGATGTTGCGACGACCGAGGCGCTGGCAGACAAGTCAAGAGCCATCCGTCGTCGGCGCTATCGACTGCTGTCCGTCGAGGTCGCATTCCCGGTACTCGTGGTCGTCGCAGTGGGTGTCTGGACGGCCTCCGCCGGTCTATATTTCATCCCGCCGCTCACAGGTGTTCTAGTCGCTTTCCAGGAGAACTGGCTCTTCGCGCGGATGGCGAGCGACGTCTTGCCGAGTCTTTCCAGGATGATGATCGGGTTCATCGGCGCTGTGGTCATCGGCGTGGTCGTGGGGTTCGTTCTCGGTCAGGCGCACCGCCTCCAGGCGATGTTCGCACCCGTGCTCGAGTTCCTGCGCGCGATCCCTGCGGTCGCGTTGATTCCCCTCGTCATCATCGTGCTGGGCCTCGACGACACCGCGAAGGTGATTCTGATCACCTTCATCTGCCTCTGGCCCGTGCTCCTCAATACCGAAGCTGCAATCAGAGGAATGGACCCCGGACTGCGCGAGACCGCCCGGGTGTACGGCATCCACTGGTTCCGCTACGAGTTGCAGGTCGCACTTCCCGCGGCAGCTCCGCAGATCTTTGCCGGAATGCGCACGAGTCTTTCGCTCGCGCTCATCATGGTCGTCGTGAGCGAGATGATGGCGGGAGGCAACGGGATCGGCGTCTTCGTTCTTCAGTCGCAGAGGTCGTTCGCAATCACGGACATGTGGTCGGGCATCGTGCTCATCGGGATCTTCGGGTACGTGTTCAACCTGCTGCTCATCGTCGTCGAGAACCGGGTGCTCGCGTGGCACCACGGCGCGAACACCGCCGTGGAGTGA
- a CDS encoding ABC transporter permease: MSVAAVKDRAPVTGSRRKPLLPLPTNFRSRLIYGIVGTLLTLGAAQLLVSTQIIDERFVPLPTTALARLLELAWTPVFWAGVGGTMQGWAMGLFLAIVIALPLGFLIGTNDYLFAATRPVVEFLRPIPSVALIPVAILMLGIGMESKVFLVTLACLWPLLIQTIYGLRAIDPTLTATAQSFRIPRRLQLRSIVLPAILPYLATGFRIAATVALIVAVTAELVIGSPGIGGDILLAQSSGAVVTLYALVFAAGLIGVILNVLLQIVERRLLRWHPTYREAAP, encoded by the coding sequence ATGTCAGTTGCCGCAGTCAAGGACCGAGCGCCGGTCACCGGCAGTCGTCGGAAACCTCTCCTGCCGTTGCCAACGAATTTCCGGTCCCGCCTGATCTACGGGATCGTCGGCACGTTGCTCACGCTGGGCGCAGCCCAGCTGCTCGTCAGCACTCAGATCATCGATGAGCGCTTCGTACCGCTTCCGACGACGGCGTTGGCACGGCTCCTAGAACTCGCCTGGACACCGGTCTTCTGGGCGGGTGTGGGCGGAACGATGCAGGGCTGGGCGATGGGGCTGTTCCTCGCCATCGTGATCGCATTGCCCTTGGGGTTCCTCATCGGCACCAACGACTATCTCTTCGCCGCAACGCGACCCGTTGTGGAGTTCCTCCGTCCGATACCGTCCGTTGCTCTGATTCCGGTTGCCATACTGATGTTGGGAATCGGCATGGAATCGAAGGTCTTCCTTGTCACGTTGGCCTGTTTGTGGCCGCTTCTCATTCAAACGATCTATGGGCTTCGCGCAATCGATCCCACACTCACGGCGACCGCGCAGTCATTCCGCATTCCGCGTCGCCTTCAGCTTCGCTCCATCGTGCTGCCTGCGATACTGCCGTATCTCGCGACGGGGTTTCGGATCGCTGCCACGGTTGCGCTAATCGTGGCCGTGACCGCAGAACTGGTGATCGGCTCACCAGGTATCGGGGGAGACATCCTGCTCGCCCAATCCAGTGGCGCTGTCGTCACGCTGTACGCGTTGGTCTTCGCCGCGGGGCTTATCGGCGTCATCCTCAACGTCCTGCTCCAGATCGTCGAACGCCGCCTTCTCCGGTGGCACCCCACCTATCGAGAGGCTGCACCATGA
- a CDS encoding IS982 family transposase, whose translation MNTDLNTLLITLYVHLDDRILPAIGFTRDHHPGRKPALNDVELLCLLVAQHLLGISSDRKWIRYARTHLKSMFPALPGQSGWGKRVRQSTGLLSAVITELARDTPSWNEVTRLIDSTPLPCGKSRETVKRSDLAGDAGYGYCASHSRFFWGFRLYLVCTPDGMPVVWGLANPKIGEREAAAAMLDHDRHLIQPGQVIIGDKGFAGREFETFITEDLGAHLIRPDRKDEKPRFGKLGGIRQWVESVFDTLKGQLTLEDHGGRTIAGVYSRVAARLLALAAGIWHNWLIGAPVKRSLIAYDH comes from the coding sequence GTGAATACCGACCTCAACACCCTCCTGATCACACTTTACGTCCATCTCGATGACCGGATCCTGCCCGCGATCGGCTTCACCCGGGACCACCACCCCGGTCGCAAGCCCGCGTTGAACGATGTCGAGCTGCTGTGTCTACTCGTCGCGCAGCACCTGCTCGGGATCTCCTCTGACCGGAAATGGATCCGATACGCCCGCACCCACTTGAAGAGCATGTTTCCGGCGCTGCCTGGCCAGTCCGGGTGGGGCAAGCGCGTCCGCCAATCCACCGGGCTGCTTTCCGCGGTGATCACGGAGCTTGCCCGCGATACCCCGTCATGGAACGAAGTCACCCGGCTGATCGATTCCACCCCACTGCCGTGTGGGAAGTCCCGCGAGACGGTGAAACGCTCCGACCTTGCCGGTGACGCCGGCTACGGGTACTGTGCCTCACATTCCCGGTTCTTCTGGGGCTTCCGCCTCTACCTGGTCTGCACACCGGACGGGATGCCCGTGGTCTGGGGACTCGCGAATCCGAAGATCGGTGAACGCGAAGCCGCGGCAGCGATGCTCGACCACGACCGCCACCTCATCCAGCCTGGACAAGTCATCATCGGCGACAAAGGCTTCGCCGGGCGCGAGTTCGAAACCTTCATCACCGAGGACCTCGGCGCACACCTGATCCGTCCCGATCGCAAGGACGAGAAACCGAGGTTCGGGAAACTCGGCGGGATCCGACAATGGGTCGAGTCCGTGTTCGACACGCTCAAAGGCCAACTCACCCTCGAAGACCACGGCGGACGCACCATCGCTGGTGTTTACTCCCGCGTCGCCGCACGGCTCCTCGCCCTCGCAGCCGGAATCTGGCACAACTGGCTCATCGGAGCACCCGTCAAACGCTCACTCATCGCCTACGACCACTAA
- a CDS encoding ThuA domain-containing protein: MTDRRALVVRGGWEGHHPVETTELFLPFLEKSGFDVRVEESNEIYADAEVMAATDLIVQSVTMSEISKEAFAGLRSAVEAGTGLAGWHGGIADSYRANSDYLHLIGGQFATHPGRPPAERPGDETDNYLSYTVDMTELGREHEITAGISDFSLTTEQYWVLHDDLIDVLATTTHPVQPYHPWHRPVTSPAVWTRQWGAGRVFVATPGHSVDVLEDPNVRTIVERGMLWASRAARTS; encoded by the coding sequence ATGACCGATCGACGTGCACTCGTCGTCCGTGGCGGCTGGGAGGGGCACCACCCCGTCGAGACGACGGAACTGTTCCTCCCCTTCCTCGAGAAGTCGGGATTCGACGTGCGCGTCGAGGAGTCCAACGAGATCTACGCGGATGCCGAGGTGATGGCCGCGACCGACCTCATCGTGCAGTCCGTGACGATGTCGGAGATCTCGAAGGAGGCGTTCGCCGGGCTCCGCTCCGCCGTCGAGGCGGGGACAGGGCTGGCCGGTTGGCACGGCGGTATCGCCGATTCGTATCGAGCGAACTCCGACTACCTGCACCTCATCGGCGGGCAGTTCGCCACTCACCCAGGGCGTCCGCCGGCAGAGCGCCCCGGCGACGAGACCGACAACTACCTGTCGTACACGGTCGACATGACCGAGCTCGGACGCGAGCACGAGATCACCGCGGGCATCTCGGACTTCTCGCTGACGACCGAGCAGTACTGGGTGCTGCACGATGACCTCATCGACGTTCTCGCGACCACGACCCACCCGGTTCAGCCGTATCACCCGTGGCATCGGCCCGTGACGTCACCCGCGGTGTGGACGCGGCAGTGGGGCGCAGGCCGCGTCTTCGTCGCGACCCCTGGTCACAGCGTCGACGTGCTCGAGGACCCGAACGTGCGCACGATCGTCGAGCGCGGGATGCTGTGGGCCAGCAGGGCGGCGCGCACGAGCTAG
- a CDS encoding Gfo/Idh/MocA family protein, with amino-acid sequence MTTPMRIGVIGVGKIAEQYFAQIPKLSNLELVAVADVNAERADAVAIEQNVEALSVDDLLADDRIDAVLNLTIPAAHVEVGLRAIAAGKHVFAEKPLGLNVAEAAELLRAADAAGLRVGSAPDTVLGTGVQTARNLLDAGTIGAPVGASAHWSSPGHESWHPSPQFYYQPGGGPLFDMGPYYLTTLVTMFGPVVSVAGSVSTSDRRRSIGSGPLQGTPLDVAIDTHISAILFHESGVSSTVTMSFDIWQTRAPMIEIYGTAGTISVGDPNGFDDATEVWTQDAPEWRVAPVSGGYADTGRGAGLADMARAIETGRPHRASGALAFHVLEIMEAVLSAGRERRVVELTSTAERPESVPAGSSPDRW; translated from the coding sequence ATGACCACTCCGATGAGGATCGGCGTCATCGGCGTCGGCAAGATCGCCGAGCAGTACTTCGCTCAGATCCCGAAGCTGTCGAACCTCGAGCTCGTGGCGGTCGCGGATGTCAACGCGGAGCGCGCGGACGCCGTCGCGATCGAGCAGAACGTCGAGGCGCTCAGCGTCGACGACCTTCTTGCGGACGATCGCATCGACGCGGTGCTGAACCTGACGATCCCCGCGGCTCACGTCGAGGTCGGGCTGCGCGCGATCGCCGCCGGAAAGCACGTGTTCGCCGAGAAGCCGCTCGGCCTGAACGTCGCCGAGGCCGCCGAACTGCTGCGAGCGGCGGATGCCGCCGGCCTCCGTGTCGGTTCGGCACCGGACACCGTGCTCGGCACCGGCGTGCAGACGGCGCGGAACCTTCTCGATGCCGGCACGATCGGCGCGCCCGTGGGCGCCTCCGCGCACTGGTCGTCGCCGGGGCACGAGTCGTGGCATCCGTCGCCCCAGTTCTACTACCAGCCCGGCGGTGGGCCGCTCTTCGACATGGGCCCGTACTACCTGACGACGCTGGTCACGATGTTCGGACCGGTCGTCTCGGTCGCCGGATCCGTGAGCACGTCGGATCGCCGTCGGTCGATCGGCAGCGGTCCGTTGCAGGGCACTCCGCTCGATGTGGCGATCGACACGCACATCTCCGCCATCCTGTTCCACGAGAGCGGCGTCAGTTCGACCGTCACGATGAGTTTCGACATCTGGCAGACGCGGGCGCCGATGATCGAGATCTACGGAACGGCGGGAACGATCTCGGTGGGCGACCCGAACGGCTTCGACGACGCGACTGAGGTCTGGACCCAGGACGCCCCCGAGTGGAGGGTCGCTCCCGTCTCCGGCGGCTATGCCGACACAGGGCGCGGTGCGGGTCTTGCCGACATGGCCCGGGCGATCGAGACCGGGCGCCCGCATAGGGCCTCTGGCGCGCTCGCCTTCCACGTGCTCGAGATCATGGAGGCGGTGCTGTCGGCCGGACGCGAGCGTCGCGTGGTGGAGCTCACGAGCACTGCCGAGCGACCCGAATCCGTCCCGGCCGGTTCGTCCCCGGATCGGTGGTAG
- a CDS encoding carbohydrate ABC transporter permease, producing the protein MAFVTIPLPAAVSGTRNKVQSKTDDLAVGSKSRTGVIVGHIILIGLAIFSIFPVYWMFATAMRAPENALDQTLLPWPLSLDNFAYVWDTIPIAGMLGNTFVMSLLLAAAQLLIAVLAAYGFAVWDFAGKKLLMFLFIGSWLVPFQVTMIPNYLLVSQLGMLGTIGGVVVPQLAGAFAVLLMVQHMRSFPRELLEAAQLDGRSSWSTLWTVVVPNMKPALAALGIMGFISAWNEYLWPALIMKQGDALIQVGVRSFLSAEGNNWGATMAAAGLACVPVLLIYIFLQRYVVDAFVRSGLK; encoded by the coding sequence ATGGCATTCGTCACCATCCCGCTCCCCGCTGCCGTCTCCGGGACACGTAACAAGGTGCAGTCGAAGACGGACGACCTCGCGGTCGGCTCGAAGAGCCGTACAGGCGTCATCGTGGGGCACATCATTCTCATCGGACTCGCGATCTTCAGCATCTTCCCCGTCTATTGGATGTTCGCGACCGCGATGCGGGCACCGGAGAACGCCCTCGATCAGACTCTGCTGCCCTGGCCGTTGAGCCTCGACAACTTCGCGTACGTCTGGGACACGATCCCGATCGCAGGCATGCTCGGCAACACGTTCGTGATGTCGCTGCTCTTGGCCGCGGCGCAACTGCTCATCGCCGTGCTCGCCGCCTACGGCTTCGCCGTATGGGACTTCGCAGGAAAGAAGCTGCTGATGTTCCTCTTCATCGGATCCTGGCTCGTACCCTTCCAGGTCACGATGATCCCGAACTACCTGCTCGTGTCCCAGCTCGGGATGCTGGGAACGATCGGCGGCGTCGTCGTGCCGCAGCTGGCGGGTGCGTTCGCCGTGCTGCTGATGGTGCAGCACATGCGATCGTTCCCGCGCGAACTGCTCGAGGCGGCCCAGCTCGACGGCCGAAGCAGCTGGTCGACGCTCTGGACCGTCGTCGTCCCGAACATGAAGCCCGCGCTCGCGGCACTGGGGATCATGGGATTCATCTCGGCATGGAACGAGTACCTCTGGCCGGCGCTCATCATGAAGCAGGGCGATGCGCTCATCCAGGTCGGAGTGCGAAGCTTCCTCTCGGCGGAGGGCAACAACTGGGGCGCGACGATGGCGGCTGCGGGTCTCGCGTGCGTCCCCGTGCTGCTGATCTACATCTTCCTTCAGCGCTACGTCGTCGACGCGTTCGTGCGATCAGGGTTGAAGTAG
- a CDS encoding carbohydrate ABC transporter permease produces MFVAVSAPSGTAPAIEADPTPTPRRRIRPGALAPYLYVLPGVAFLILWTYSPLVQTFGLSFYDWNLLPTSPKTFVGFDNYVEVAQLPELHTAITNTVVYVAAFLVFSLVLPIVIAMLAKQVQGRMRTFYQALIFVPFLVTPVATGAVWRWLFAEQGAFATVLAAIGIDMPNVFRDETLAIWAVVVIVGWQMLGFGVLVVAAGFAGISPEYGQAASLDGAGNGAITRKITLPLLSPTIVFLALMTILLAAQWTYPIIDLLTQGGPTNSTTNIYYLLYQFGFQNFDAGISAAAGVIFFIGFGVIALVFLELQDRLSFYDN; encoded by the coding sequence ATGTTCGTTGCCGTTTCCGCTCCTTCGGGAACTGCGCCTGCGATCGAAGCGGATCCGACGCCGACGCCCCGGCGTAGGATCCGCCCCGGCGCACTCGCCCCCTACCTTTACGTGCTCCCCGGAGTGGCGTTCCTCATCCTCTGGACATACAGCCCGCTGGTGCAGACGTTCGGGTTGTCGTTCTACGACTGGAATCTACTGCCGACCAGCCCGAAGACCTTCGTCGGCTTCGACAACTACGTCGAGGTGGCGCAACTGCCCGAACTGCACACGGCGATCACCAACACCGTCGTGTACGTCGCGGCGTTCCTGGTGTTCTCGTTGGTGCTGCCCATCGTCATCGCGATGCTGGCGAAGCAGGTGCAGGGGCGGATGCGTACGTTCTACCAGGCGCTCATCTTCGTGCCGTTCCTGGTGACCCCGGTAGCCACCGGCGCCGTGTGGCGCTGGCTGTTCGCCGAGCAGGGGGCCTTCGCCACGGTGCTCGCCGCCATCGGCATAGACATGCCGAACGTCTTCCGTGACGAGACCCTGGCCATCTGGGCCGTGGTCGTCATCGTCGGCTGGCAGATGCTCGGATTCGGCGTGCTCGTGGTGGCGGCGGGCTTCGCGGGCATCAGCCCTGAATATGGACAGGCCGCGTCGCTCGACGGAGCCGGCAACGGGGCGATCACCCGCAAGATCACGCTTCCGCTGCTCTCGCCCACGATCGTGTTCCTCGCCCTCATGACGATTCTGCTCGCCGCGCAATGGACGTATCCGATCATCGACCTGCTCACCCAGGGCGGACCGACGAACTCCACCACGAACATCTACTACCTGCTCTACCAGTTCGGCTTCCAGAACTTCGACGCCGGAATCTCGGCCGCGGCCGGTGTGATCTTCTTCATCGGCTTCGGCGTCATCGCGCTCGTGTTCCTCGAGCTGCAGGACCGGCTGAGTTTCTACGACAACTGA